Proteins encoded in a region of the Vicia villosa cultivar HV-30 ecotype Madison, WI linkage group LG5, Vvil1.0, whole genome shotgun sequence genome:
- the LOC131604757 gene encoding uncharacterized protein LOC131604757, with translation MGKWVDNKWIWSFSDWIVDTHSEASEELHVLKQILYYVQPRINVQDSFIWPLNEHGVFKVSVYYKRLMQGRGARVEDPLCLEAINILWKLWMPSKVKIFGWRLFQDRLALKAQLIKRGIMVPKEVNFCVFGCSQMEDIQHLFLNCEFVISLWKSIYVWLDIEPLLATDCISHFLHLLDSLRRRCSRKRVGCIWMATCWRIWKQRNDIIFNNAVADLDEIVHSVKMLSWWWLVIENKQKVLCNFYEWHHCPVDYM, from the coding sequence ATGGGAAAGTGGGTTGACAACAAATGGATTTGGAGCTTTTCAGATTGGATTGTAGACACACACTCAGAGGCAAGTGAGGAACTCCATGTCTTGAAGCAAATTCTGTATTATGTTCAGCCAAGGATTAATGTTCAAGATAGCTTCATATGGCCTTTAAATGAACATGGTGTATTCAAGGTATCAGTATATTATAAGAGGTTGATGCAGGGTCGTGGTGCAAGGGTAGAGGATCCATTGTGTTTAGAGGCTATCAATATTCTATGGAAATTGTGGAtgccatcaaaagttaaaatttttgGGTGGAGGCTTTTCCAAGACAGACTTGCATTAAAAGCTCAACTCATTAAAAGAGGAATTATGGTGCCTAAGGAGGTAAATTTTTGCGTGTTTGGCTGCAGTCAGATGGAAGATATTCAACATCTTTTTCTCAATTGCGAATTTGTTATCAGTTTGTGGAAATCCATTTATGTTTGGCTGGACATTGAGCCATTGCTGGCCACAGATTGCATTTCTCATTTTCTGCATTTGCTGGACTCTTTGAGGCGTAGGTGTTCTAGGAAAAGGGTGGGATGCATTTGGATGGCAACTTGTTGGAGAATTTGGAAGCAGCGAAACGACATAATATTTAACAATGCTGTTGCAGATTTGGACGAAATTGTGCATAGTGTGAAGATGCTATCTTGGTGGTGGCTGGTAATCGAAAACAAGCAGAAGGTATTGTGCAATTTTTATGAATGGCATCATTGTCCGGTAGACTACAtgtaa